A single genomic interval of Lewinellaceae bacterium harbors:
- a CDS encoding glycoside hydrolase family 65 protein, with protein MHRLIFMLLIWMTLEGLCAQDPWQISGSPDPGNYYGVTVANGMIGIVSSPEPFQVKDVVLAGAYDLYGRGRVSNFLRSFNLLNMSLAIDGQQVSASTTKDMKQTLDMREASFRTTLGVGDKAAITYTYYALRQMPYTVLMDVEVYAKQDLDLSGSSVMEAPDALRDVENYYNEIDRPHVLISLLTSTAKSPTGKLLMCASNTFLFEEKHGEEPRVIHEMWDNNRHLMRFNKKIPAGQTYRFSIIGTSITSAHHDDPLNEAERLTIYAKLQGHDRLLKLHRAAWDELWASDILIDGDPQSQQDVHSMLYHLYSFTRAGTALSPSPMGLSGLGYNGHVFWDSELWMYPPLLVLHPEIARSLVEYRYQRLEAARRNAFANGYQGAMFPWESAETGVEETPVWALSGPFEHHITGCVAHAAWLYYCVTQDQDWLRTKGWPILSETAAFWVSRVERNDQGKYDIKNVVAADEWAENVDNNAFTNAIAKANLHYAAMAAKLLGYVADPRWEEVAANIPILTLRDGVTREHADYQGEGIKQADVNLLAYPLHEITAPDAILRDLEYYQQKVPDAGTPAMTQAVFATLYARLGNGEDAFRWFQEAYLPNLNPPFRVIAETKGGTNPYFGTGAGGVLQAVLMGFGGLEISDEGIRQINSKLPAAWKKLTITGVGVQNRTFKVIGTK; from the coding sequence ATGCATAGACTGATTTTTATGCTGCTGATCTGGATGACCCTGGAAGGTCTCTGTGCCCAGGATCCCTGGCAAATTTCAGGTAGCCCCGACCCGGGAAATTATTATGGAGTGACGGTTGCAAATGGTATGATCGGCATTGTTTCGTCTCCCGAGCCTTTTCAGGTTAAGGACGTCGTTCTGGCTGGCGCTTATGATCTTTACGGTCGTGGCAGGGTCAGTAATTTTTTGCGGAGTTTTAATTTACTCAACATGTCACTGGCGATCGATGGCCAGCAGGTTTCTGCTTCCACCACCAAGGATATGAAACAGACGCTGGATATGCGTGAAGCGTCATTTCGGACCACGCTTGGTGTGGGGGATAAGGCGGCAATCACCTACACCTATTATGCCCTGCGACAGATGCCCTATACCGTTCTAATGGATGTGGAGGTGTATGCCAAGCAAGATCTGGACCTGTCCGGGTCCAGCGTTATGGAAGCACCGGATGCCCTGCGGGATGTTGAAAATTATTACAATGAAATTGACCGGCCTCACGTGCTGATCAGCCTGTTGACTTCAACTGCCAAAAGCCCCACTGGTAAACTGCTGATGTGTGCCTCGAATACATTTCTCTTCGAAGAAAAACACGGTGAGGAACCCCGGGTTATCCATGAGATGTGGGATAACAACCGGCACCTGATGCGATTCAATAAAAAGATCCCAGCGGGTCAAACATACCGTTTTTCCATCATCGGTACGTCGATTACCTCTGCGCACCATGACGACCCGCTGAATGAAGCGGAACGTCTGACGATTTATGCAAAGCTCCAGGGACACGACCGGCTATTGAAGTTGCATCGAGCTGCCTGGGATGAATTGTGGGCCAGTGATATCCTGATCGACGGGGATCCGCAGAGCCAGCAGGATGTGCATAGCATGCTGTATCATTTATATTCCTTTACGAGGGCCGGAACAGCCTTATCACCATCACCTATGGGATTGAGTGGACTGGGGTACAATGGCCATGTATTTTGGGATAGTGAGCTGTGGATGTATCCACCCTTGCTGGTCCTGCATCCGGAGATCGCCAGATCGTTGGTCGAATACCGGTATCAACGTTTGGAGGCAGCACGTCGTAATGCATTTGCCAATGGCTACCAGGGAGCCATGTTTCCCTGGGAAAGTGCAGAGACCGGGGTTGAGGAGACACCCGTCTGGGCATTGAGCGGCCCCTTCGAACACCACATCACCGGTTGTGTCGCTCATGCTGCCTGGCTTTACTATTGCGTGACCCAGGATCAGGACTGGTTGCGTACCAAAGGTTGGCCGATCCTGTCTGAAACGGCAGCTTTCTGGGTTAGCAGGGTAGAGCGCAATGATCAGGGGAAGTACGACATCAAAAATGTGGTTGCTGCGGATGAATGGGCAGAAAATGTGGATAACAATGCATTTACCAATGCCATTGCCAAAGCTAACCTGCATTATGCTGCCATGGCTGCTAAATTACTGGGTTATGTCGCCGACCCCAGGTGGGAGGAGGTAGCAGCTAACATACCGATATTGACTTTGCGTGATGGAGTCACCAGGGAACATGCAGACTACCAGGGAGAAGGCATCAAACAAGCCGATGTAAACCTATTGGCTTATCCGCTACACGAAATCACGGCTCCGGATGCCATCCTGAGAGATCTTGAATATTACCAGCAAAAGGTTCCGGATGCAGGGACACCGGCCATGACTCAGGCCGTATTTGCGACTCTGTATGCCCGTTTGGGTAATGGGGAGGATGCATTTAGGTGGTTTCAGGAAGCCTATTTGCCAAATCTGAATCCTCCTTTTCGCGTCATTGCAGAAACCAAAGGAGGAACCAATCCTTACTTCGGCACCGGTGCCGGCGGAGTATTGCAGGCTGTCCTGATGGGTTTTGGCGGATTGGAAATTTCGGATGAGGGGATCCGGCAGATCAATAGCAAACTACCTGCCGCCTGGAAAAAACTGACCATAACCGGGGTAGGGGTTCAGAACAGGACTTTTAAAGTGATCGGTACAAAATAA